Within the Vigna angularis cultivar LongXiaoDou No.4 chromosome 10, ASM1680809v1, whole genome shotgun sequence genome, the region AACCCTACGTGTCAATTTGACGATTAATTCCATCATCTTGACCTTACCTTGGAGAAGACAAGACAACAGACATTGCAATGGACATGCAACATCGTTTTGTGTTGGGTGGTGCTAATTAGGTCACTTAATTTGGTTTTAAACTATAAAAGGAAACTATAACATCCATTAGTATGTCATGTCAGCTACGTTTATTATCCACACATTCAAACTCATTCTTCAACACTAGTCATTGCCAACCAAAACCATGTTAATGAGTTTCCTGAATCCAATAATGATGGATGGTAGCTCTTAATGCTCTCCTTTTTATCccaaaataaattgtttaacaCGTTACCACGACAACAAAAGTTGTTAATCTTTCTTAACTTTTcaacatttataaatttaatttccttCATCAATTCGTGGCATGTTATAAAAAGATTTctcaatattaattattaaaaagtaaattttaagtctaatttaattttacaatattaaaatttataagataaaatttatgtttactataatataatataaatttatttttttagttaataagATATCTAAAACAtatgcttttatttatatatatatatatatatatatatatatatatatttatttattgtgtatgaaattaaatattaatagacAATGAAATAATAAgtgatataataaatttaacaaataataaatatcactAGATTAGGTTTGAGTTAACTTTTATACCACCCTAAGAAGTatattttaaacctaactcaatcctaAAAATTGGTTTGTGATGCGAAATTTgcactcatttatatatataaaatttgttttatatttagttgATATGAAGATCCCTCgtacaaaaaaatatacatatcaaATGTAAAACTAAACATTGACATATTATCTAATGACAATTGACACAATAattccaacaaacaacaaatctcattaaaatatactttgaacgaaactaataaaatattaaaatataaactttaaacCAAACTTAATTCTCTCTAACATTaatgttcaattattaatttatacatcAGCAAAACGAGTAGAATAACCAATATCATAATTCACATGTTGCATGTAAGAAGGTATTTTCACTAATAGTGAATTTGTTAATATATGGACGGTCTAggtataatattaattatcttaTAATAACTCATCGTTTAACATTTTTAGTTTGtaagatttaatatatatttatgagaGTGGATTACATTGAGACATTTTGCATTTAGAGGAAGCTTTATTCTCTATTTCCTATTGCACAATTGGGACCTCCATGATCCACCATCTAAGTTCAACGCTAGCATTCcgtcaaaacaataaaaagttagACACTAACAAATCGAAAGAATGAAATAGAAGAGAAATTCAGCTTTTTGAATGCATATTAATTGGCTCCACAACTTCTTAAaaagaagataagtttttttattttgcgtCCACGTAAAAATATACTTGCATAACCATAAAACAAAGATTATGCCCATAAATAGGGGAGCAAGACGAATATTGTGTTTGCCACTACATTCCCCTTAATGGTGCCAATAATTTCTACGAGAGTTCAAAGACAATATGTATTCAAATGTACAAAATGTAAACATGTAcctataaataaaacaactatacTAATATTGAATATTCTAGAGGGAAATTAATTATGAGGCATGTAATCAAtgttacttaaatttatatataaaagacaaaaaaatataaattcattataataaGTAATGAAACATTTTCCTTGTAGTGTAATTGTCACGCCCCAATAATTACACTGATGAGTCACCACTGTGCTTCCATTAATGCACCGTGACACGCACACCCttccattaaaacgcactcacactcacACTGCATGCATGCTGACAAGTGTCACTTTGGAGCGTTCTAAAACATTAGTGGGATCCAAGTGGCAGCCGgcgagtggacgttcgtcctgccTGGGAAGAGAAACTTGAATTTCTGGAAAACTCTTCCCATTCCTCTGCACACTTCATCTCCTTCCTCAAACTCTCTGACCTCTCaaattctctaccttctctctagaacctccattcttctctctaccataactcACGTTTTCCTTCTTCGATCCagtttcagaaaccgtagaggAGATCCAGACGTCctgagctttccatcaaaccgaaccATTTCCAGTTCTGGTAAGTTCACTTGGACGTTCGTTTCTGGAATCTCTGCAAACTTTGATCCAACTGCATGCATGGGCGTGAACTCAGttctttcgttttctttttataacttttattggAAGAGTTTAAGAAGAACGTTGAATAGAAAGTCACCTTGGACGAGTAGAAACCACTCATCTTAGAACGCGCTGCttaatccgggtaagggaagcttatcagAATTTAATTCATGTGATCTCTGTACTGCATGTGCGTGTGTGAAGTTTGAAAATATGATTATGATTCTGAGATGATATATGAAAAGTGATGCATGTATGTACTGAGAATTTTATGCTTGTGTATATGAATGATCTGTAAAGTTGTGCGTTGTATGATCTTGGTATTGGATGATTGgatatgatttttaattcaaaGCTTGAGAagtataagatattttatgatatGATTAAATGAATGTAAGTATACTGGAAAATAGGGTTACTGTATGCggaatgtaaatatgaaaatcatatgaaaatgaacgttcgtcatcgtacggtcatataccgttcggtctttctGAAAAATGACTTAGAGCGAGATTCCTTCATACGGAAAGGGTTGTGTCTTAGAGCGAGCGTCTCCCTTTGAAATGTTATTTGAGCGATCGTCCGAATAGCGCTCGGTTTATACCAAGcattcgtcttaagtagcgctcggtcttacactgagcgttcgtccttaatagcgctcggtcttgaaacgagcgttcgttcttaatagcGCTCGGTATTGAAATGAGCGTTCgacctaagtggcgctcggtctcagatcgaacgctcgtccatttcCGTAAACTGTAATGAGCGAGACTAGCGCTCGTCCTGAATTCCCAAaagtgttcgtcctaaatttaaatagcgttcgtccaatatatttagtgacgttcgtccaagtcttcggtgacgttcgtccaaattatttattaaacgcctactttcgcgctcggtcattgactggcggtttgTCCCCCCTGAATTAAATTGTGTCcggtttattttattcaaccaAGTTGTGAGGCTTCATCCATTGGATTCGTTATAGAGTccttgaacttaaattattctaagtatttaTCCCGATCGTACtagagttagttcatttaactaattcaagAAGTCTTTCTCTGTCTCGcctcgacgttcgtcctcgttatgaaggggagtgaacgttcgtctttttaagaaagtggaacatagaatgaaaatgtatttaagaggatgaattaagatgtgcgaacaccaTGAGAACTAAAATTgtgattgtggattttgaacgagcgttccatggtGGAACGACTCTTGTTTGGATATTGAGAATtgtaagtatgaacgtggtaagcttagatggtgatccatcctgatattccatgagtgctcgttctcaagtagagaggagtaggtcacgcgtgggaatggcaggaggtctcgtccataactgtaacttggacagaacagactaaccttaggtggctactgatgagcattccagttatcccacctgagtgcacggacgccttagctacacaggattcatacagtccggacggtcgtctagtatcaggattttggatgaaatttatgtatgaattgaatgtatatgtTGTGAACTTACTTGCTGGAATTGATATGTATAAAATGTATGTGTtggcttgaattaaattcaataagcttaccctgtgtcttttattgtgttgtcgttcgtacTTGAAccttcgtcttgtctatgcgatgatcatccgtgtggatgtgagcagatggagaggcgttactagaagaaacactggaagaagaaaatttggaggacgccaacctcgtcgaagtggaagtgaaggccgaacagtagaggcgttcggtttttagttagATTAACGAGTGGCTGTGAGCGAGCGCACTTTTTGGTTTGTGTATAGTTGGACGTTCGATCATTATTGTGtagaccgttcgtccttatcgTGGTGAACGCTCGTTGAATTATGTACATTTacggccgttcggcctcttTCGTTGTTGTCGCTCGCTgtgttttaaaactgttttgaattattaatatatgtgattattctaagtatatagttgttGACTGTAtaatattgggatgttacagtaattaaaatcttaatataGTAAGAATTGATAATTTAAGTGAGTTTAGATTTAACactaaaaaagaatgaaaacattatataaaaatgaaaattaacaaACACATAGTCTTAAAATTCTAGATTAGAATTGATGTCAATACCTTATAAGTTGAGtttataagtgttttttttttcatttaaatttacttGAAAGATTCATTAATAGTATCATAATTGATGATTAATCTTATTATTGCATGACTGAATAAACATCCCATTCTCTCTTGAAAAAtccattaataaatttaatttaatttattatttttctttcgtCTGTATTAACATTTATGTCAAATTAAGCATATGGaagaatattttattacaattcaccaatctttattatataaaaattaaatcaatatctTCACGACTTAGACATACACTTTCATGTTTAAAACATGTCCTTTAAACTTtgaaagaacatatttttttgaaCGCAATATTGTTCAGAAAAAAGATGGGAAATGGAAATGAAATATAATCTTTAAACAATTGACCAAGCATTATACAGTGAAGTCAACTTTCATTCAATAATAGAAGACCTACCCAGtggtatatatataaaaggcaTTGTACACATAATTAAagtgaaaatattgaaataaaactaTATCAATTCATTAATTTTCCAAAAGATAGCATATAGAAGCAATTGcaatttgtaacatcccaaaatatagtgataaccataatcagaattaattacattaatcatTAAAACAGTACAGTCTTTACAAAAAGATACGAGGTCCAAAACGTCGAACGACTTAAAGTACAAAAAGTAATGTAGCCAGCGGTATTCCAAATTCTAAgactaaaacaaaatactaaaGGCTACCACATGTCGAGCACTCTAGGGCTCGACCTTCACCCCTACTTCAACCGGATTGACATCTTTCGAAACTTCTTCtgccagcgcctcttccagcagctcacttccatctgctcccatccacatggatgatcatcgcaaggacAAAACGGACATACAAAGACAATCGACAACACAAGGAAgagaacacagggtaagctcatgtaatttaattcatacattaaaGTATCAATTCAATCAAGTCAAACATACCAGAATGATTCaacataaataaacaaatgaatATCCAACAACTATTtctagactgaccgtccggactgtatgaatctgtgtagctacaggcgtccttgcacccgagtggtgtagtaactgggatacactcaacagctgccactcgaggttagtccgttcttacgtcgcccatgttaacttatggactaaggacctcctgccattcccacacatgaactactctcctctacgtgaagacgagtgtcacggaatatcaggatggaccaagccagcattagcatgcccacagtcatactttacaaaattccatattcaaccatgagtcgttcctccctggaacgctcgtccaaaattcACAACCATAATTCACCTCATACaatgttcatcatttataatctttcacttttattttcatttttgtctttctgTCAAAGTACATAAAAATCACGACCTCTTTATAACGAGAACGAATGTGAGGAACGAGACTGAAGAACTTGCCCCattccaaaataaagtaataccgGCTTCAAGATAAATGGACGACCTATTTTTCAAGATGGCTCGACACGGTCGGTCGACCCGGTTGGACGACCTACATCAAGGAGGGTgctcgacacagatggatgatctgtattaacaaaggtactcaacactgtcggtcgacacagatggatgatctgtattaacaaaggtactcgacactgtcggtcgacatagatggatgatctgtattaacaaaggtactcgacactgtcggtcgacacagatggatgatctgtattaacaaaggtTTTTCCAAAAAAGAGtaagagcgcttggtgtaagaccgagcactgccCAATACGATTACTATGTGTAAGATCGACACTGCTCATTATGAGCTCTAAGTAAAAGACCTACATAGCTCATGCTCGACCAGAatccttcccaaatgaaagtattccaattcaaagaagtttactgGAACATCAAACGGTCgagaaccgtttaatgtcggacatacgttatcatagggaagttgatattcaagtttcacttaTGTTCACTGCTTCTAAGCatgtatatttcatattcacaCGTATCACccatatcatacatttcaaccaacatatatcatattcattcagtacAGCGACGTTCGATCATGCATATTCAaccagcatacatctcatacattcagttcATATCAGGTTTACATACAACATACaggtataaattaaattactaagcttcccttacctggatagcagtgtactcccgAAATGCAAGGTTTTGTTCGACCTCTAACAGCGTtctaccctcaggtttcgctcaacaactttcacttaatctaaaacaccagaaatcagaaacgactcagacctataacccatgcatgcaactgAATCTTAGTTTGCATGTACTACAGAACAAACGTTCAGATCAACGTCCAGAGTCGAGTGACTTACCGGTTACAGAACTAGGATTTGTTAGGTTCGGATTGAAGCTCACGGTGCCaggaacgttcctacggttctgaaacgtgatcggagaagaaggtgatgagttacagtagagagaaggtgaaggtttctagagagaaggtggagaaaaatggagagttgagttctgaggaagaagaagaatgcgTGCAGGTGAGTGGGAGAGATTTTCAAAAACTCAATCTTGTTCAATCCACGTCAAACAGACGAACATTTCCTCAGCcgacacctgcactcccacttctCACTTCCTAAGCTTCTACGCGACACATGGCGCTAgtgcatgcagtgcaaagtgcgtttttaatttACTGAGCAGTGATGTGGCGTGTATTAATGGTGACGCGACAAGGATTTGCAGTACCGATTTTCTAGGGTCtcacattctccctaactacaaaaattttcgtcctcgaaaattagaaACTTACCCATAAATAAGTGGGGATACAAATCTCTCATaacatcctccacttcccatGTTGAATCGCCCGTCTTCGCATCCCACACCACTTTAACTAGACGAACGTCCTTTCCTTTGTATAGCTTGGTGCGGCTGTCTTCTACACGGACTGGTTGCAACTCAAGTGTTCGGTCTGGATGAAGTTGAACGTCTTCCAACTCTAGTACGTGGGAGGGGTTAGCTATGTATTTCCGAAGTTGGGAAACGTGGAATACTGGGTGAAGGTTCGACAGTTGAGGACGCAATGCTAGTTCGTACGCTACTGGGCCAATCTTCCTCAGTATTTGATAGGGTCCGACGAACTTCGGGGATAATTTCTTTGGTCGCATAGCTCTGCCGACTCCTGTGGTTGGATTAAGCCTAAGGAATACGTGATCGCCAGCTTGAAATTCTAACGACCTTCTTCTCTTGTCGGCATAGGACTTCTGCCTGCTCCTTGACGCTTTCAATCTCTCCTGGATTAACTTCACTTTCTCAGTCGTCTGCTGGATAAGCTCAGGTCCAGTCAGCACGCCCTCTCCTTCCTggaaccaacaaagtggcgttcgACATCTTCtaccatagagagcttcaaacggtgccattccaatgctaGCCTGAAAGCTATTATTATACGTGAATTCCACCAGtggcaagacttcatcccaaACGCCTAAATGATCTAGGACACACGTTCTCAGTAAGTCTTCAAGTGTCTGGATGGTCCGTTCAGACTGGCCGTCCATCTGAGGGTGGTAGGCTGAACTCATTTGCAACTTACTACCGAGCTCGCTTTGAAGTGACTGCCAAAACCGTGATGTGAACCTCGTGTCTCGGTCAAAAATTATGCTCGACGGCACTCCATGCAGACGAACAATTTCCTGAATGTAGAGCTTGGCCAGATTGGTCATCGACATCTTCAAATTTACTGCCAGGAAatgggcgctcttcgttagtCTATCCACGATCACCCAGATCGAATCATGATTCCTGACCGTACGTGGTAGGtgggtcacgaaatccatggagATGTTGTCCCATTTCCATTCAGGAATCTCTAAAGGTTGTAATAGGCCGCCCGGTCTTTGATACTCAGCTTTGGCACGTTGACAAGTTAaacatgatgccacaaaacgtgcgacatcactcttcattcctggccaccagaacgaacgtcgaaggtcttgatacatcttagtcataccagggtgtatgctaagacgactatgatgtccttcctccaagataatcctcttcagctcgccatcattagGAACGCACGTCCGACCCATGTAACGTAACATGCCGTCCGTTCCAGTGTTGAAATGTTTGGCAtgatccgtaccgagcgcgTTTAAAATCTTAACCAGCTCATCATCCTCACGTTGCTTCATCCAGATTCGGTCGAACACATCACTTGTTATCCTCAAGGTGCAGCACTTAATACTGTTCGGCTCCAActcgaactgcaaccttaggTCTCTAAAGCTTTCCACTAGATTGAGTTCTTTAACCATCATAGCTGAAACATGAACCGACTTCCTGCTTAGTGCGTCCGCTACTACGTTAGCCTTTCCCGGATGGTAGAGTAACTCAAACTCATAATCTTTTAGaaactcaagccacctcctttgcctcatgtttaactccttttgatcaaatAAATACTTGAGGCTCTTGTGGTCGCTGAAGACCTGGAAGGTGGATCCATACAGATGGTGTCTCCAAATCTTTAGGGCAAAgacgaccgctgccaactccaggTCGTGTGTCGGATAGTTCTTCTCGTGAATCTTCAATTGTCGAGAAGCGTACGCCACTGCTCGTTTCTCTTGCATCAATACACAACCCAAACCTTGATGCGAGGCATCACAGTAAACTTCAAAGGGTTTGGCCGTATCTGGAATGATTAACAccggagcgctcgtcaacttaTTCTTTAATTCCTGGAAGCTCGACTCACACTTATCAgtccaagcgaacgggtgaTCCTTGCGCGTTAGCTGCGTCAAAGgcgctactatcttagaaaaaCCTTCAATGAAACGCCTGTAGTAGCCCGCTAGACCAACAAAGCTACGCACCTTCGTGACTGAAcgcggactctcccattccagtACCGCTTGAACTTTAGCTGGATCTACAGAGATGCCTCCAGCCGACACCACATGCCCCAAGAACTGTatttccttcatccagaattcacacttagacaacttggcatataactccTTCTCCCGCAACACTCCAAGCACAAGTCTAAGATGCTCTTCATGCTCGTCTTCGGTCTTGGAATAGATGAGGatatcatctatgaagacgaccacaaaTTTGTCCAAATACGGTCTGAATATCcgattcatataatccatgaaGATTGCTGGTGCATTCGTCACACCGAAcggcatcactacatactcgtagtgtccgtaACGAGATCTGAAAGCAGTCTTCTGGATGTCTTCCTCTTTAACTCTGATTTGGTGATATCCCGACCGCAAGTCGATCTTTGAGAATACAATCACCCCATTCAGTTGATCCAACAAATCATCTATCCTTGACAATGGGTACttattcttgatggtcagcttgtttaaTTGCCTGTAATCAATACataaccgagagctgccatccttcttccttACTAATAGCACGGGCGCTCCCCAGGGTGATACGCTCGGCCTAATGAATTTCTTTTCTATCAACCCTTCAATTTGCTCcttgagttcagctaactcCGCAGGCGACATCCGATAAGGCTGAACCGAGATAGGAGTCGCTGTCGTCACCAAATCAATGGTGAATTCAACTTCCCGATGAGGGGGAAGTCCAGGTATCTCTTCTGGAAAGACATCAAGGAACTCGTCCACAACCGATCGTCCTTCATTGTTCTTGTCCTTGGACGATCGTTCCTCATTCGCATTCCCAACCTCCATGTCTTCGTGCGTCATGATGAGAAAACAGTTGGCGCCTTCCATAATATCTTCTTTCAGCTGGCCGAGCGTCACTGAaagaacttcttcttcttcaccagggaAAATCAATTCCTtcgctccacaatcaataagaatgcgattggcagccagccaatccattcctaaaatcactTCTAAATCCTTCAAAGgcaaacagattaaattcaccTTATAACTACGCCCCTCAACCACAATAGGACATCTAATGCATACGGTAGATGTCCTAAGCTCTCCAGCCGCTGGGGTCGACACCACCAGGTCGAACTGCATAACTCTTTCAACTATTCCCAATTtctcaacacacgccttcgagatgaaggagtgagtcgcccccgaatcaaacaGCACACGACAAGATATCCCATACAGCAAGCATTCACCGGTTATAAGGTTACCTGAACTCACTGCTTCCGCTCCAGTTATAGCATATACGCGCCCCACTGCTTGTGCTCTGCCACCTCTCGGTTGATTCCTTCCAGCATTTGGTGGCCTCAACACAGCGCGTCCACCCATGTTGCACTCACTCTCCAGGTGCCCATTCCGTCCACAACGATTACAGTGCTTTACTCCCACCAGTTAAGGGCAGGACGAACGgtagtgtggtcctccacactggaAACACGTAATGTTCCCATACTGTCCAGATCGTCCAGCAGGAACTAGAGCTTGAGAACCGCTCGTTTTAGATGGCTGATTTGGACGAGCGTACGGGGTTCTTCTTGGAGTGACATTGCCCCTGGAAACGATAGGTCCTCTATTCACTTGTTGTTGCTTCTTGTGCCTTTCTGCTTCTGCCATGTTCTTCTCTAAAACCTTAGCCCTCTCAACCATGGCAGGGAACGTTCGGATACACAAGCTGGAAATCAAAACCTTCAAGTCGCTTCGCAGTCCGTTCTCAAACTTCCTACACTGCCATTCTCCACTTGTGGCCATAGTATTGAATCTGACGAGATGCTTGAACTTATTGGTGTATTCTGAAACGGACATACCCCCCTGAACCAGCTGTAGAAATTCTACCTCCTTTGCAAAACGGACGCTGTCAGGGAAGTATTCTTCATAAACCTTATCTCTAAACACTTCCCAAGTGATCGGTTGTTGAGCGTCCATCAGAATAGCTCTCGcgctcgcccaccagtggctcGCTTCTCCAGTCAATAAATACTCCGTGTACGCCAACCTGTTTTCATCTGGACACCTTTTGGCGTTGAAGATCTTCTCTATGTCCCTTAGCCACTGGTCTGCCTCATCAGGGAGGCCCTTACCATTAAACTTAGCCGGATGATGCtggagaaaactctccaaactccactcaGCAGCAGGTTGGGCAGCGTTGGAAGAGGACGCTCCAGGCGTACCTCTGGTTGCCGCCAGGACTTCCATTAACTGCCTTTGGGTGGTTTCAGAGTTGGCACGAGAggcctccaaactctgcatAGCGGCCTGGTTTTGCTGCATCAGTGCGGCGTTCTGCTCCTTGAGTGTGGTATTCTGTTGTTGAAGTCTGTCAATTACGGTTTCCAACATCCTAGCGTTGTTGGTAGTATCGGGTTCGCTCGGTTGAGGAGGGGGAGGGAGTCTAGGCGCCATTAATTCTCTGGatcagagaaaagaaaaaaaaaacgagcgTCAGTGATGTTCAAGAGTTAAAGTAATAACTCTTTACACATAACAAGTACACAACgaaaacacagtgcactcataacctacaatgtccttaagagaacaaaactgctctgataccactaatgtaacatcccaaaatatagtgataaccataatcagaattaattacattaatcattaaaacagtgcagtctttacaaAAAGATACGAGGTCCAAAACGTCGAACGGCTTAAAGTACAAAAAGTAATGTAGCCAGCGGTATTCCAAATTCTAAGACTAAACAAAATACTAAAGGCTACCACATGTCGAGCACTCTAGGGCTCGACCTTC harbors:
- the LOC108320819 gene encoding uncharacterized protein LOC108320819; protein product: MAPRLPPPPQPSEPDTTNNARMLETVIDRLQQQNTTLKEQNAALMQQNQAAMQSLEASRANSETTQRQLMEVLAATRGTPGASSSNAAQPAAEWSLESFLQHHPAKFNGKGLPDEADQWLRDIEKIFNAKRCPDENRLAYTEYLLTGEASHWWASARAILMDAQQPITWEVFRDKVYEEYFPDSVRFAKEVEFLQLVQGGMSVSEYTNKFKHLVRFNTMATSGEWQCRKFENGLRSDLKVLISSLCIRTFPAMVERAKVLEKNMAEAERHKKQQQVNRGPIVSRGNVTPRRTPYARPNQPSKTSGSQALVPAGRSGQYGNITCFQCGGPHYRSSCP